GAGAAGATGGGGGGTGCTGTAAGAAGGACAGGGTTTACTTCTTCTGTCATTGTAAGTGCACCCGAGTTCAACCTTAATGTAAACCTTTGCAGGCAGAATATGAATAGGATGCTCTCTATAAAAATCTATCCTGCTGGGTAATCCGGCAGATGGCCACAGCGGTGGACACCGCGAGCGAGGCTGGCCACTCCAGGGGTAACGGCGAACGTCCGATCAGCCGCCACTCTTCAGCCTGCGTCCCTGGGAGATACGGAATCAAGATTCCTAACTCCCAATTCGGCGAGGCTGGGAACCCGAGCCGTCACTTTGGATCCATCAAGTTTCTTCTTAATCTCtctggccatttttttcttctttctccttatttttttttttgcatcggcCCCTTTTGTTGTGGGGATTATAGCAAGTGGTAAAACAGTGATTTAATGATCTTTCCATGGCTATGTGCACCACTTAAACCATGAGACAAACAAGCTAAGGCATTCTTAGAGTCACCCCCACTTAAAGCGGCTCAGGAGCTGTGAAGGCTTTTCATGCGGTATTAAGCTGCGCCTGATTATTTTTCCCACTCCTCTGTGATGAGTGGCGCGCCACTATGGGAAAATTCAACGTTTTGTCTTTTCTCCAGGCCTATTGTAAACAAGACAAGAAGACAACTGTAGCTTAATTACATAATGGCACTGCCACAACGGTACAATGAAGTATTTCAAAAGAAATATGTCTCAGACAGTTGCATTTCAAAAGATGCTTTTCAATGATCTTATGAACACCAAATGTATTACAATAATTCAGACCATTTTGTAAGTGTTCAAAATgggaaatttaaaccagaataAACTTGTTTACTTTACTACTGAGCACTACACATACTGACCGAACACAAAAATATTCAGTTTCTACCAAGGTATTAAAGCACACAGTTGAAGTATACTTTTATTTGTACTTTCCATTAAGTTAATAGTGTAAAATTGCACTGCATTACAATGGAGCTGAACCCAATATTTTGGGTCCCTTACTTATAAATTTTCAAAACACAAATCATAGATGACAAAATGCAGTAAAATATCAATTTGCTTATTTAAAGATTGTACCGACTATAGCCAGCAGACGGCACTACTGGGAGAAGACATTTTATTCCTGTCATAAACCAGTCATGTAAATCATTTTTCACTAAGTACTATACCAAGAAAAACTTGACAACTAGATTTTATTGcatgataaataataaaattgtcaCCTTATGAGCAGCTTCACATAAACTCTCTGGCCAATGATGAAGAAGGGGGGCACATATTATATTGAGGTTAATACCACTGATCTGAAGATTATTTggacattaaaaacaaagacagCCCCTAAGTGGCATGTTCCCCAACATGTAAACAAttcacaagaaaacaaaaataacaggcTTATGAGCatataaaatgcaaataaatgtggATGTGCAGCTATTATGACAATATATTTGATGCCACTAATATTAAGAACAATCCTATTAAGAAGGCTGTGccaaaattactgtattttatctaaacaaaataataataatgacgctAAATAAGTGAATAAGTAAATGAATAGTTAAATAAGcaagtatataaatacatacatgaatcaatgaatgataaaattattctaaaaataatgaaaattgaGCATATTTCAATTAAAACTTTTTTGGAATGCATTATTAATGCACATCATTTGTAATCCAATCACTTTCCAATGATGGCACTCCAAGGTGATTCCTAATGTTGGATCAAACAATGTATTTATGGAATAAACAATCTCTGTACAGTTTGTGGGGTTGTAAATATGACGATGTTCTACTTATAAAGAGTTAAGCCTTGATATCTAGGTTACAATACTCCCTCCCTCAATCCAGATGAGACCATCTGTGATAAAGGAgtgatgtgtgtgagtgtatgtgtgcgtgtgtgtccaTGTGATGCTTTTGAAATCAAAAGCTAGCCTCTCCTTGCACTGGTAATCCAGGTCGACTACAGTGAAGTATCAACTGAATGACTTGTGCTTATTTACAAGAATGGGCAATTGCAAATAGGGGCAAGGCAAATAAACAGACAATTAAGAGGAGCACACATGGAAATGGCCTAATCACGGAAACTGCATTTTGGTCTCACTGCAACTTTCCTTGAAATGAAAAAGTATGAAATTAGAAGgcgaaaaggcaaaaaaatacccGCTGCCCTGCAGTGATAAGTatactaaaatacttttttttttgatgacttCAAATTCTAAATTTCTGAGTTCCATATTTGGCCTTTTTAAGGACCTTGGCTTTGTAACCAAAATCATTGAATGGCCCTCAAATGCTCAAATATTTTGGGAATTCAtcttgtttgaaaaaaatcttgtcACACTAATGACTTTGTCTATGGTCTGAAGTTATAATTAGGCTTTAGGGGAAAGCACACAGGATGTCGGAGGTTGGCCATGCCTCCAAGGGATTGGCCGATCTAGTAAATCTGCTGGGTAAATCCCCTCATGTTGTGATTTAGATTGAGAGGTCATGTTGTCACAGTGCATTCCGTCGGGCTCGGATGCCTCCAGTATCTACCTGGCACACGACAGCCAGAGGATTACAAAACAgattttcaatttcaattaaaGATACCAGGGTGTTCCCTCCTCCTTTCGGCGTGCCAGTCAAAATTCAACAAATAACATATCTAACGCTGACATCAACATAGGTAGGTTATTACTTTGAGCTTTTGTGTAACTATGCGTGTTTGGGGGAATTTGTCAATGtcctatgtgtgtgtgcaagttcCCACTGATGCACTTTCACACACCGTATAGTGTATATTACCTGTGGTATTTGAGTTTTACAGAGGGTTTATGTTTGTTGAAGTGGAGCATAATATGTCTATGCATAAGTGTATTGGTTTGTGAAATGAATTGTGGGTAATTGTATTCATGAGGAAAGAATGAATTTTTGTTGCATCTCCTGTTGAATTGCAAGTaccaattcttaaaaaaaagattaagaacagagtcatttttaaaaattgaggGGTGGTATTCTGGGCTACTGTGTTGGTTAACACATCATAATGATTCTTGCCTCCTGCATTAGTTTGTTAATTAAAATGTTGTCATTCAAAAATTGACATCTTAATTATCAGTTTCACTGATGATATAGCAACCCATTTGGCTAACTTTTTTGCAAGCAATAtccatacatttattttaatttttcaatcatttaaaaaggagCTCGCTCAtccctccattttttaaaaatctaccaATGGGCACCATTTGGTTAGTTAAGGAAAGGTTGGAGTAGCAATTGAATAGATTGATTCATATTTCTTTCAGAGATGGAGAATGGTTTAATGAAATGAATGTCAATTTGTGATCTAATAAttctaatgtcttttttttctcagtggtACGAGATGTGAGAAGGTGTGATGCCTTTAATCAGAAGAGCCGTTGAACCCCGGCACCTGTGTCAAACCGCAGTGCCCAACGGGATTGATTGCGAGCTGGAATGTGTGAACAACAATACCTTGTCATCCGTCATCCGTCAACTGAGTAGTTTGAGTAAGATATTTGAAGTTTAATGGGCTGGTGCTTGTTTGACCAAATTTAAAATAGACAATTGGATGCAATATGACCagcaaagagaaaaataaacaagctatttttggaataaaattcaCACTCATGTTGGATATCAGGGTTATAGTCACTGACATACACATGCTCAATGCCAATGTGATGAGATTAAGCAAAATTATGAGGGTTTTAGAGTTTAACGCCAAGCTTCCATGCAGAGATAAGATGGAGAATGGGAGGATGAAGGACAAAGCCATTCTAATAACATCGTATAACACTCACTGCCATTCTTATGGTTTGCTTGGGAAAGGATCACGTGGGGCTTCTGTAATCTACACAGattaattggatttaaaaaagcacacaaacaatTGTCATAGTGCCCACCCAATGTGGGGTAGACTATAAAATGGATGGATCTTGTAAATTatatagtttattttattttagcaatGTAATTTCTTCATATTCAATGTTAGCCAAAATGTCATGAGTTGTGTTTTCATCAACTAATTGATATTAAGCAGACTGTTGTTGTGGTTTCAGGCAAACATGCAGAAAATGTATTTGGTGATCTTTTTGATGAAGCCAACATATTTTATACACGTGCAAACTCTCTACAAGACCGCATTGACCGCTTGGCCATCAAAGTTACACAGCTTGACTCCAGTGTGGAAGAAGGTCGGTTTTACatggttttttttgggtctGTGTGAAGGGCGAGATATAATATtaattgttgttgtcattttaaacAATCATACGATTGTTTTGCAGTCTCTCTTAAAGCTATAAACTTGAGGAAAGCATTTAAAAGTTCTAAGATCCAGGATCAGCAGGTGTTGTCCAAGGGGAGCACTCCAAACTCAGTGACTCACATGTACGAGAACAGCGACCGAGCTCCTCCTCTCAGAGATCTCACTACTTACAGGTACTCTACAAAATGTTGGTCTATTTTTGttgtattggtggccagccaaaaaGGGCAAACACAAggttgttttttcttccaaaacagAGAGGACGGCACTGACGCCATGAAATTCTACTCAAACCCGTCTTACTTTTTTGACttgtggaaagagaaaatgctgCAGGACACAGAAGacaagagaaaagaaagaaggaGGCAGAGAGTGAGAGCATACGCCATATTTGATTTCCCTTTCCTTCACACTTCACTGACTACCTATTGGTCattacgaaaaaaaaacactttttttactcTTCATTCAGGAGCAGAAACGTTGCGTGGAAAGCAGCACCCTCCAGCGACAGGTAAGAAAGGTGAGGAAGGCTCGAACCCGCAAAAACGAATGGAACATGATGGCCTTCGATAAAGAGTTACGACCAGATCACAGCCATCCTCAAACCTTGCGGCGAGGAGCATCTTCCGAAGGCTCACTCTCCCCGGATGCCAGGTTTGTACAATAAGAACATCCCCAACGTCACCATTTTGTGACGTCTAAATCTCCTTTCAACAATGATTTTCTAAATCAAAGGCAAAACGACATACATAACGTTGTTCCTTGTTCTTCTAGACCTGACCTTCCTGACTACCCCACCCCTCCTGTGCCATGCCACAGTTCTACCAATAAAATCAAGACACATGGGAACGCACAACCCTCCCCACCTGCTGAACACGAATACCACAGTATTGACGTCGACTATAAAACAACTGCAGTAGAAGTTCAGACTACAGACCCTCAACCTGCCCAAGGCCCACATATCCCTTCAGCCAAGACAGCCTTTGTTTACCCCCCACCCGCAGCCTATAATGGAGCCCATTTACACCTTGGCCCAAGTTTCCCACTTCCATCCGTGCCTTCTCTGAGGCCTTGCACCACTCCTGCACCCCCAGGTCCCCCACCTGCACCTCTTCCTCCCCCGGCTGTACCATCACACCTTTCAGGGATACGTGGAATTATTGGTGCGGAAGTAAAACCAGTGAGAGATGTGAGGAGTGATCTGCTATCTGCAATTCGCATGGGTGAGTACAGATCTGCCTCCATAGTTGGGAAATTCTTTTGAGATGATGTATAATTGTAATTCCATTTATGTTCATTAGGCATCCAGCTGAAAAAAGTGCAAGAGCAGCAAGAGATGCAGAGTAAATACGACCCAATTGGAAATGACGTGGCCACCATCCTTTCACGGCGAATTGCAGTGGAGTACACAGACTCTGATGACGACTCAGAACTTGATGACAATGAATGGTCCGATTGATTGCTGGAATGGACCTTCTGTGgaatttgagacttttttttaaactgtagtTTTTGGACTTTAAAGTGCACCATCAAACAGCGAGGTGGATTTCATACACATAAAGCGCACTATTCTATCAttgtaatgcttttttttcctttaacattgttttattcatcatttaatttaatttatgttttatttaagtGATACAGTTATGCTCCAAAAGAGGTTTCAGATCATTAAGCATAAACAGAATTCATGCATTTCCCAGGCTTTATGAGATATGTCTTCAAGTAGCAATGTGAAAACTCACGAATGGCTGCTGCAATCATTAAATTTAGTAATTTTCCTCATCTTTTGCATTGACACAAAATTATCTTAATGTTTAATGTCCGATATAAGTTTATATATGGTTGCTCTTACTGTATTATGCACCATGGAGAGCCTATCTTTTACTCCAAATCtcttgttgtcttttttgtttttatagatcgtgcacacacaaaaaactgcaatattGCACCCCTGGCTGTACTCTTTactcaataaaaacaaataaaaatactacacaattcatttatcattcattcattttctgacccgctttatcctcattagggttgcaagggtgctggagcctatcccagctgacttcacaCGGGCATTCATTTATGAAACTGTAATATTTTGATAAGCTACAGTGAAATCAGATATGTCAGATAATTGCAACAGGAGTCAATTGAAGCATCCTTAACTCTGTGTATAAATCTAAGCCATAATATGTGTCATGGTGTATGAATTGTGTCCAGTAGATGTCAGGAGCGTACCTTGTTTAGTATTAAGTCAACTCGGAAACTGTGTTGCTTCAGCCGCCATGTTGGCTCCGAGACATTACTTCCTCCTGTACACAGAGGCGACGAACTGAGCCAGAAtggacacattttcattcagTTGCTTTCTGCTTTAGTAGCCGGCAGGTGATTAGCACAGCTAAGCTTCTCTTTTCTGGCAATACGTGAGTGACAAACCTGGACATCTGCACATCGCAGCGAGGTAGGACATCCCTAATTCATCTGACTTCAGAACAAGGCACTGTTACCACTTTTGAACCATTTTCTTTTAGATCATGACGATTTTGCGTGTTTATGTTGAGGATGATGACGTTAGCTTGTCGTTGCGACCTAGTCACCTGACTTGGACCTATACACATATCAGCTTTTCTAAGTCTTGGTGAAACACTTGAATCGCCAGTAACAAATTAAGACACAAACATAACAATAATGACAGTCATATTAGGGAAGTCATGTTTATCAAATTCAATAGTTACCCTGTACTCTCGATCTCGATATCGGTCTTTCTCATACTGCGGCAACGCGTCATGTGAGCTGGCCTCTCACCGACATTGGAGATGTTGACATCTCTGCAATTGTTAAAATGCCTTGACAATTCTATGTGTTACATGCATGTGCCCATGGATCTTTCAGGACAGCAACTGTCAAGATGGATATGTCAAAACTTCCAAAGATACAGGATGCGGAGCGAGAAAGCCAGTTTGGATACGTCCATGGAGTTTCTGGACCAGGTCTGGTTTATTTACCTCTAGAAATAGAGTTTGTTATTTCCTAAAGTAACATCGTTTATTTTGGCAAGCTTTTTGTTCCAATAATTAATAATTGATCCAAATGTAGTTATTAGAGGCttcagaataaataataaaagattgatctttttttcattcagaTTTTCAATCATAGAATGTTAATGTAATGTCCAATTCCACAtttctaatacattcctttgccATTGGGTTTGttcctaaatattttttctcttctcaACTAGTGGTGACAGCTACAGCAATGGCCGGAGCAGCCATGTATGAGCTGGTCCGCGTAGGCCATAGCGAGTTGGTCGGAGAGATCATTCGCTTAGAAGGAGACATGGCCACCATCCAGGTCTATGAGGAGACTTGTATCCTATTTTCCTACCACAATAGCTCTTCAGCCAAATACAAAGTTCATTTGTTATCCGTgccccttatcctcacaagggcaaACACAAAGATAACAGCATATTTTTCATGTGGTTTTACATGATGAAGCTTTCCTTAATATAACACCATAGCTGGAGTATCCGTGGGTGACCCTGTTCTACGCACAGGAAAACCTCTATCCGTAGAGTTGGGACCAGGTGTCATGGGCTCCATCTTTGACGGCATCCAGCGACCACTCAAAGACATCAATGATCTCACGCAAAGCATCTACATCCCAAGAGGAGTAAACATTGGCGCTCTTAACAGAGATCTAAAATGGGAATTTAATCCAAGCCAAAGTCTTCGGGTAGGTTTTTATATGCGTGGGTCATGATGCCGTTTTGttgttatgaataaataaaattgcatgttatttttttttaggctggAAGTCACATTACAGGTGGCGACATCTACGGCATGGTGTTCGAGAATTCCCTAATAAAGCACAAATTGATGCTTCCACCCCGCAGTAGAGGCACTGTAACCTATGTGGCGCCGCCTGGAAACTATGATGTCTCTGTGAgttcttttattcattcattttctgaacggcttatCCTCCTCATAAGAGTTTTGCATTAAATCAGAGTGTgtttgaaattgttttaataTAGGATGTGGTTCTGGAGCTGGACTTTGAAGGCATAAAGGAGAAGTTCACAATGGTGCAGGTTTGGCCTGTGAGACAAATACGTCCAGTCACAGAGAAGTTGCCTGCCAATCACCCTCTCCTCACTGGTCAGAGAGTCCTAGATGCACTTTTCccgtgaggcttttttttttcaatataacaCACAGCTAATTTTATGCTGGGTGAAATATAATCCAACTAACGTGACTGTTTTGCATTACAGCTGCGTGCAGGGTGGCACCACAGCTATACCAGGTGCCTTTGGCTGTGGAAAAACTGTAATCTCCCAGTCACTGTCCAAATACTCCAACAGTGATGTCATCATCTACGTCGGCTGTGGAGAACGCGGGAATGAAATGTCAGAGGTGCTGCGAGATTTCCCTGAGGTCAGTAAACCAACTCgaattgaaatttaaaatgcaatttcaaTCAAGTCATCACAGCGTCCATACTTCTCGTGCCCAGCTCACAATGGAAGTTGGCGGCAAAGTTGAGAGCATCATGAAGAGAACGGCACTTGTTGCCAACACGTCGAATATGCCAGTGGCTGCCAGAGAGGCTTCCATCTATACAGGTACtaacaaataaagcaaaaaaaacggCATTTTAACATGGTGCTGATTCATTTCATTAAAACTCGGGCAGGAATTACACTGTCTGAATACTTCCGAGATATGGGTTACAACGTGAGCATGATGGCCGACTCTACGTCGCGATGGGCCGAAGCTCTGAGAGAAATCTCTGGCCGACTGGCTGAAATGCCTGCCGGTAAGTTCACGGAGTAAATCGCggggaaaaaataacatggtTTACTTAAAGTacgcttttgtgtttttgtatgcaGACAGCGGGTACCCAGCCTACCTAGGTGCCAGGCTTGCCTCTTTTTATGAGCGAGCGGGACGTGTGAAGTGTCTTGGCAATCCCGAGAGAGAAGGCAGCGTCAGCATCGTGGGAGCGTAAGATGGCTTTGATTTGAATACCATCTTGAGAAAACAACCTAAAGTCAACTATAAGCCCTCTTTTATAGTGTGTCGCCACCTGGTGGAGATTTCTCAGACCCCGTTACGTCAGCTACTTTGGGCATTGTCCAGGCAAGTGATGGTTGATATGCACTTATGTTTCAGCACTATGACACAGTTACCTTTCGTTTAATTGTGAAAGCTTTATTCCATACATTCAGGTGTTCTGGGGATTGGATAAAAAGTTGGCTCAGAGAAAACACTTCCCTTCTGTTAACTGGTTGATCAGCTACAGCAAGTACACTCGGGCTCTTGATGAATACTACGACAAACACTTCCCTGAGTTTGTACCGCTTCGTACAAAAGCCAAGGAGATTCTCCAAGAAGAAGAGGACTTGGCTGAGATTGTGCAGCTTGTGGGAAAGGTGAGGAAGAAGATACAGCACCATACCATTTTTTAACatatgaccctaatgaggaaaaataattCTGCATGCTTGCCAATATTGTGAAATTCTGCCATTAGGCTTCTCTGGCTGAAACCGACAAGATCACTCTAGAAGTGGCCAAGCTCATTAAAGATGACTTTCTGCAGCAGAATGGTTACACACCTTACGACAGGTGACGACAAAGCATGGCGCGAAAAATGTTGTCAACCTTCTCTTATGCTCGCTCTTCGCCTCCGCCAACAGGTTCTGCCCCTTCTACAAAACAGTGGGCATCCTTTCAAACATGATCGCCTTTTACGACATGTCGCGGCACGCCGTCGAGTCGACGGCTCAAAGTGACAacaaaatcacctgggccatgatCAGGGAGCACCTGGGCGACACTTTGTACAAGATCAGCTCGATGA
This portion of the Stigmatopora nigra isolate UIUO_SnigA chromosome 19, RoL_Snig_1.1, whole genome shotgun sequence genome encodes:
- the LOC144212622 gene encoding V-type proton ATPase catalytic subunit A-like, translated to MDMSKLPKIQDAERESQFGYVHGVSGPVVTATAMAGAAMYELVRVGHSELVGEIIRLEGDMATIQVYEETSGVSVGDPVLRTGKPLSVELGPGVMGSIFDGIQRPLKDINDLTQSIYIPRGVNIGALNRDLKWEFNPSQSLRAGSHITGGDIYGMVFENSLIKHKLMLPPRSRGTVTYVAPPGNYDVSDVVLELDFEGIKEKFTMVQVWPVRQIRPVTEKLPANHPLLTGQRVLDALFPCVQGGTTAIPGAFGCGKTVISQSLSKYSNSDVIIYVGCGERGNEMSEVLRDFPELTMEVGGKVESIMKRTALVANTSNMPVAAREASIYTGITLSEYFRDMGYNVSMMADSTSRWAEALREISGRLAEMPADSGYPAYLGARLASFYERAGRVKCLGNPEREGSVSIVGAVSPPGGDFSDPVTSATLGIVQVFWGLDKKLAQRKHFPSVNWLISYSKYTRALDEYYDKHFPEFVPLRTKAKEILQEEEDLAEIVQLVGKASLAETDKITLEVAKLIKDDFLQQNGYTPYDRFCPFYKTVGILSNMIAFYDMSRHAVESTAQSDNKITWAMIREHLGDTLYKISSMKFKDPVKDGEAKIKAEYAQLLEDMQNAFRTLEE
- the wasf3a gene encoding actin-binding protein WASF3 codes for the protein MPLIRRAVEPRHLCQTAVPNGIDCELECVNNNTLSSVIRQLSSLSKHAENVFGDLFDEANIFYTRANSLQDRIDRLAIKVTQLDSSVEEVSLKAINLRKAFKSSKIQDQQVLSKGSTPNSVTHMYENSDRAPPLRDLTTYREDGTDAMKFYSNPSYFFDLWKEKMLQDTEDKRKERRRQREQKRCVESSTLQRQVRKVRKARTRKNEWNMMAFDKELRPDHSHPQTLRRGASSEGSLSPDARPDLPDYPTPPVPCHSSTNKIKTHGNAQPSPPAEHEYHSIDVDYKTTAVEVQTTDPQPAQGPHIPSAKTAFVYPPPAAYNGAHLHLGPSFPLPSVPSLRPCTTPAPPGPPPAPLPPPAVPSHLSGIRGIIGAEVKPVRDVRSDLLSAIRMGIQLKKVQEQQEMQSKYDPIGNDVATILSRRIAVEYTDSDDDSELDDNEWSD